AACCCCGATCAACTTCTCACATTCCTTCACGGGAGCTGCGGAAACAGGAAGACCAATGAGTGAGAGCAAAGAAAGCGCCATAGGCAAGGCAATGCAAATATTGCGCTTCTTCGAAAGCGAGAACCGCCCTTCCACCATCCAGGAATTGAGCCGATCCCTGGGTCTCAAACGGGCCACGGTGCACCGCACGGTCCAGACCCTGGTGGAATACGGCATGCTGCGTCACGAGCTGGACGGCAGCCGGGTCTCCCTTGGGGGCGCCATCTTGGCCCTCGGCACATCCCTTACGCATTCCCTGCGTTCCGGAGCGCTGCTTGAGAGCGCCCGCCCCCATCTGGTGCGCCTGCGAGAAAAAACAGGTTGCGGCGTCACCCTCGAACTCTTCTCCGGCATGCGCAACATCCTGCTTTTCGCCCTCAAGGGACTGCGCGTCGTGTCCTTTGCCGGATCCCAGGGCGATGTCATGCCCTGGCATGCCGCGGCCGGTGCCAAGGCCACCCTGGCCAATGTCCATCCGGATGA
The Desulfovibrio sp. Huiquan2017 genome window above contains:
- a CDS encoding IclR family transcriptional regulator, translated to MSESKESAIGKAMQILRFFESENRPSTIQELSRSLGLKRATVHRTVQTLVEYGMLRHELDGSRVSLGGAILALGTSLTHSLRSGALLESARPHLVRLREKTGCGVTLELFSGMRNILLFALKGLRVVSFAGSQGDVMPWHAAAGAKATLANVHPDELAQLLSERMFPFTPNTITNPDRFLAELKSVRRKGYATDLGETQLGVNAVAVPFFSYDGRPAGAVVAMDVGLDLQGPEPEIITMVRDAAQAISTRNFAPGSQPS